The nucleotide sequence TGGAcggaaaaagtttatttttaactagttgTTCATCTTAGTTTGACCAAATTGATTGTCCGCCGAAGTTACTTGAGAATTTTGTAAGTTGTTGCAATGGTATTAGCGCAGCATTGCGTTGCGACGATACGAAATTTCATGTAATTTAGCGGAGTTAAGTTTTTGTCGTGTACTGTGGCCAGGTTAATAACATCACAGAGCAGTATAATTCAGAGCCtgcctaaaatatatttttgtcatgATTTTATTTAGGTATATACATGTTATTATTCAcatattacagttttctcaatattagcttgtattttaattaagaaataatcatATTTAACATTGCCAGGTGATCAGCAACCtgcactttaatatttttggaaaCTATTGAACTTAAATTGTACtgactttataaatatatttacttcaaTAAAGATTTTCCATGCCACTAAATATTCTTGttttattccaaattcaaaaacaattgCGCCTTTAAGATAATGTTGAATTACAATTCACCATCCGATACGATTTCATCGTCACGTGACTCGTGTTATTTATTGTAGCTCTatgtatatactagctgtcgaccgcgactccgtcctcgtggaattaaaaaatttgatggtcttatagactatgttctacatctgtgctaaatttcaccaagatccgttgagtcgttccggagatactttcaaacatccatccatctaaactttcgcatttatattagataGGAAGatttgaaaatgaaacaaaaggtCTGACGTTCAcgtgtataataaaaataaaatacatttgcaCTGGTAATGGATACATTGTCACAATCTTTTTGTAGTGAGCTATTCGAGTTTAAGCCGCCATTACTTACTACAGTTCTATCTAAAGCTGGGTACTAACTAGTTACGTGTCGTAATGTAATATACACATCAAGCATGTTACGAGTTATAGCTTCGCTGGTTTCCCCGTAACTACGTACTAACTGCATGAATGCTCGTTTAACATGTTACATTACACCTCATAACATGTCAGTACCCAACTTaaagcttgtttttttaatgcaaaaacCCACTATTTTTATCCaacaattttatgaataaattcatgtcaacttaaattttattgaattgacTTGATTGTACAGTACTatcaaacttttataaaatttaaagcagtaataatttttttaaattatttctacattAACAAAGACGAAAAAATGCAGttgtgtcaaatttattttcgtttaaaaattcttaaactCACAtaggataaaaatatttaggtgatgtaaatataaaatgtacttaatcATCACATGCAAACGATATCATGCATATGTTAATAAcatggaaaaaatatataattcctCTAATGATTACTTTAAGTATATCTCAGCAGCATAATCACATATTTATGtcttaaatagattttatctatttatttgtaataaagcacttttaagtttatttaattgaaaaaatatacttaaatcaTTTAGGTGCAGTGTAAACGCATTCCCCTGCTATCCAAGTCGATAgtactttgacagttttagGGTCcattataacaaaatctgCGTCACAGCCGTAGTTTAAGTTGCCTTTGATATGTTCAATACCGAGAGCTTTGGCTGGATGTAACGAAGCCGTCTCTAGCGCATATTCTAGGGAACAATCTGAaagaaagtaacaaattattaactgTAAAAGAGAGATGAGTCAAGTGTTGtccatttaatatatatttctatatatatattttttatcgatatATCAAACAATGGCAacactttataaaaacataataaaattactcttGACTAGTCTATACAGGCTTTGTAAGGGtggatttttacttttaaaatagcagtcgccggcgacttcgttcgcgtggaattaaaaaaatctatagtaATAGCCTATGtagggatagtgtagcttcccagcAGTAaactaatttttcaaattgactCGGTGGTTTCAGAtcttattcaatacaaacaatcaaatctttcctctttataacattagtatagatatagcttactagctgtcgcccgcgactccgaccgcgcgaattaaaaaaaaaacttaataagtagcctgtgtgctcttccagattatgttctacatctgtgctaaatttcatcaagatccgttgagacgttccggagatacattctaacaaacatctctCCATTtgtacatccatccaaacattcgcatttataatattagtaagatgacaTGTAGGTAAGATCCAATATACCTGTAGCttccttaaatttaataatgcacTCGTCGAGGGCGCTAGTGCTACCACATAGAGTTTTGGTGCCGACTACGTACGCGCGACCGTTCTCAACGCTAACAGACATAGGCCCGATGGAGTAAGTGCCGTCGGGCAACCCCTGAGCTGCCACCGCGTCACTAACCAGAATTAAACCTGTAACAAGAATTACAACAAGTTTTacaacattgattttttttccttgcagttttaatttaaaaaaatacccaCCATCTGAGTTAGTTCTGCACGCTATACGAAGCGCCGCTGGATGAGTGTGAATGCCATCAGATATGATACCGTAAAACACTTGCTTCTCAGTTGTAGTAGCAAGAAGTCCAACAAGACCAGGGTCACGGTGATGGAACtagaaaatcaataataagTAATGAAACAAGTGCCTGAAGTACTatcatatgttttatttacccTGACAGAACCATAGATATACAAATATGTACGGTTCTATTTGTGTACAGTTTTGTCAGAATGTATGCAACCCGATTCAAAAAGCATGCATTTGTCAGCTTATACTGAGTGTGTAATTACAGTTatgtaagatataaaatatgttagtgATTTCACTTACTGGAAGCATTGCATTGAACAAATGTGTTATCAAATTGGCTCCACATTTAACAGCTTTTTCACCATCGGCTAGATTAGCTGTGGAATGGCCAAGAGCGACTTTGATTCCAAGACTTGTAAGTCCCTTGATTGCATCTAAAGCTCCCGGTAGTTCTGGAGCTAGGGTAACTatgataacattatttaaggaGCCATAGATATCATAGAGTGATTCTAATccctgaaaatataaaaagcttaATTTGTTGTctcttgtttaatttattgtcttATCATCCTTTAGTgttgttaaaagtttttagaTATTAGTATTGAACCAATCTAATCAAACCATATTCCCATTGTAATAAATTggacatatcgacgctggaaagcgtaaacgctgtaaccccgaaagtatgaattTTACAGaagagccaaaaaatcataactcgtgagctgatacgcctacaagcatgcgatatttagcaatgttgtgtagtttgtgctaacctataataaaatcattatcgtttgataaaggtttaaattattaatgtgtgaaaaacatattcgcgatttcaatggttacagcgtttatgctttccagcgtcaaTATTTATGAACCATAAGTGAAGAGTTAATGTCCACTTAgtattggaataaaatataataattaaagtatagAACTTAATAgctaataaatgtatttatattgattataAGATGAGACACTTATAGCTGTGTATATAACAGTGTTGATTAAGAGTTCAATGAACAAGATAGTAAGTTATAAATGTAGGTCATGATATGATATCTATAATTTGCTTTTAGAAGTAaacattgcaaaataaattaaatctgcTCTggatatttaaactaaaaatgtcATCAtccattacaaaaaaataatactatgtttttacaatgttacagatatttgaaaatagtatttctatttgtattataaagttcaataaaagttaagctcttataattattgttgaGAAGTTATAAGTTAAGTTAGaagttataatattgaaataaatatagtcatCTTGCTGACCATGAAGTCATGCACAGTGTGTCATGTTTCAGTTGGTACTGTTTGTATGAAAGGTACTAATAGGGTGTTTCAAGATAGCTGATAAGATAGTATGTCAAAAAAGGGTGGCATTGCAGCCACACTTTCTATGATGTTGAAGAAAACAGTGGATATTACTTTGTATAAGTTTTCAATACACATTTTGTACATCtctttatgttatataaaagtataatttttaatcaaaataatttattccttaCCTTATACGGATTAATAATGTAGTCATCAGAATGTGCACCTTTCTTTTCTAAGCTTATAAAGGGTCCTTCAAGATGAACTCCCAATATTGTTGCTCCATGTTTCCCACCAGGAGTCTTCTTGATACGAGGAAGAATTGAAGcatatttctttttgtcaGATGTCACCATTGTCGGGCAGAATGATGTGACACCATGGGCCAGAAGTTCTTTTGCTACTTTGTAAACTCCTTGTTCTACATTGTCATAATCAAATGAAAAGTCAATACCCCAGCCACCTGTcacaaaattttttaaatgttttattaatatgtctcccttaactaataaaaacaaaattacttcaagctattaaaatacgatttttctatttaccgTTTATTTGTATGTCAATAAATCCTGGAGTAATCAGTAAATTATCACAATCAATGGCAATATCGGCTTCTGCTTGTTCTACGTAAAATACTTGCTCCGGGTTTACTATTTTACCGTCACGTATCCATAAATCTTCCTTGATGATTTTTCCACCACGAAGGATATTGCAGTTATGGAATCTTGTTAAACCGGATTTAGGTTTCATCTTAAaaggaattaatttaaaaataacacaaacacTTGCTAGGACATCAAATACTTAAATGAAAGCCTGCACGTAACGGTACAGAGATACAGTTTTTATCGAGTTTATGTTGAATGAACTTCAATGTAAAGCATTTCAATGTTGGAGAGGAATGAGGGCAATATGTAAATACTGGTGAAGTGTTTTCCAACAAAACAGATATTTGAAAGTTATTGTCAATTGTCAAATTGAAATTGATGATGACAGTGACATAATTACTCTTTTTAACATTCTTTACGCTcagattgaaaataaaacagttactttatttaaaaaatagctgtcgcccgcgtacATATTACTAGACTATACTTACTATACTCTTTGGTCACCCGCGTCTCCGTCTGCGcgggcctatgtgttcttccagactatgatctacatctaaacctaatttatttatttatttcatctagatctgtCGAgatgttctggagatacgttctaacaaaaatccacccatccatccatctaaacattcgcatttataatattagtaagataggatattatttatgtaagacataaaaaaataatatattttttgtttaaagctttttaaagtatgaaatgtttatagtcatttataaaaatttgctgCTATATCTGAGAAGGCGCTGCCGAACTCCTGTACATAATATGCACATTACTAAAGGAGATCATTACTTTTTGTATGGGATTCAGACCCgcacaaaaattattgttgtttgttGTTGTTCACTgacagatctacaagtcaatcgtaagacctgtcttattgtacggtactgaatgttgggccaccaaggtttcggatgaaagaagattgcatgtagctgagatgcgtatgctaagatggatgtgtggtgtgacaagaaaagataaagttaagaatgtgcatatcagaggaagtttgaaagtagcgccagttatcgagaaattgaggagcagaaggttagcgtggtttggacatgttatgcggagggatgataataatcatataaacaaaaaagtaatgagattgaatgtggatggctataaaggtagaggaagaccaaagaaagtatggatggattgtgtgaaaggggatatgcgtaagaagggggtaaattcagatatgacggctgatagagatgtatggaggagtagtacatactgtgccgaccctccatagggataagggcaggttgatgatgttGTTGTTCACCGAGTTAACATATGATACGATCTCTAGATTACAATcctacttatattataaataggaatgtttagatggatggatggatgaatggatggattaaCCAAAGAGCCGTTCATTTTGACGTTAACCGCCGTATCTTCAGATATTGCACTGCACTATAACTAACTAACTTACTAGGGTGACGTAGCGACCCGAAGTgggccttggcctccgacaaaATAAGCCTCCACTTTCTCCAATCTCGTGCTGTCCCAACCCAGTTCCGGACTTGGAGTTCCAGAAGATCTATATCCATCTCATACATCCAGTGATACCTGGGACAGCCAACTGGGCGCCGACCACTCGGTCGTTCCAAGTATGTGCGTTTGGCACTTCGAACATCATCCATTCTTTCTAAGTGGCCGAGCCAGCGGAGTCGTTGCGCTTTTACCTCtagataaataaagtaatcgTCTATTTTATAAGGAATATTTGATTCCTGGCCATAACAATAATGTGAGCTCGAAAAATCATCTCTTTTAGGGACTAATAGAGACGTTACTAAAATTCAAAAgttgcataaaaatattaattcctCTTCTAATATCTTCGGACGATAAGACAAGCGAGGTTGGTAGTAAAGTGCTCTTTGTGCATAAAGGATTGTAAcagataaatatgttattgtagCGCCTATAGCTACGatacttttttatcattatgcaataattaataaattacttatactagaaaaatgatgaaataacatattaatagTAATGCAAAAATGTATTGGACTTAAGAAGCTTCAACtcaagatttttaataacttcgtttttgtaagtttttaatgCTCGGACGAGAtataatacttattatttgTCATGTGTAACACAGTGAATGAAAATCTCGTTACCGCAACTAAAGTTTGAATGCGATCCATTTTCTACGAGGTCAAACTACGAGTAGGATCACATTATAAAACTTTGCAGTTTCAAACTAAATAATCgtggaaaaaaattgtaatattttatttattattgattgaaaatatattttattgaacttCGCTatgttaacaaattttatttcaccgTACTAAAGctcaaaattattcatttactttgtaatttaagtaGTTAATGTTTAAACAACGTTGCATATTaagaaatagttaatttttaactaaacgTTGGAATTATTTCttgattgtaaaaaatatttagatattcaaaacagaaaaaaaaacaagacttATAACAGTATCGTTcgatatatttacataaatatttaaataaatattttgaacgcTACTGTAACATATGTACTatggtattttatataaaacattcttTCTCTAACTTCTCTTCGtcttataaattgttaaaaaagaaacgtaaaaagtactgtttttataaagaaaaggcattaagaaaatatttttctaacttaACATCATAGTCTTCGTCACTACGTATGAAACAAGATGAAATAGATGTGTCAGAATAGTACTTAATAGAGCGCCGAGATATATGGAGGTTTCGAAGCGATGCGACTGCGCGGACCATTGAAGAATAGAGCGCGTAGCTCGTAGAGTCGAGCTACATCAGTCGGGATTCAGTAGCCGGAGGCTGTCGTAGCACTATCTGTCTAAGCTACTACGAAACGTGACGGTTACATATACGATTGCttgaacaattttaaagtGAGTTAGTGTCAAGCAGAAAAGtgaactttgttttataactggaaaaaatatattgattacTACCCGAATGGAGCTTTGTTTATTGGAAAATTTATACCCGAGGGATTCAAAGTTTCGGTACGTTATTTGAAGCTCGCTAACTTTGAGCGTAAGCGTTCATTTGTTATATCtcgctttatttttttattttatactgttCTTTGCAACATGTGTATTTGAGATACTGTATCTTTATAGatcgatttaatttttaattaagacgCTCATACTTAACattgttttactattattgGAGTAAAGATGTAAGGTTAGTTAAGTAGAAAAACTAAAcgtaaaaaacttttaagccctttgataattattaccctttaaattatatcactggcaactttatttattttgtactttttcttagtttttatgtaaagtTCTTAACATCCTATGCTTAAAAACAGTCATTACAGTTGATATTCTTAAGGTCTATTTTCGCTTATACGTAAATCTATGACAGTATATGAGAAGTTGTTATACAAAGTTTCAAGTAACGAAGGTTTCATTTATTAACTGAGTTAATAGAATAACAGTGAGCCTACATCGTATCGTTGTCGACAAAatctgtattaatattatgcaCCGAGCGTAAAGcacattttgacattttgacGATACGATAGcgattgttacaaaaattcgtgctaggtccactgttagcattatattttattcaatcgAAAACTATTGTCACCAATGGAAATAGCTACTCGCTTTGTTTAGTTGTAAAAAGGCCATTCCTGAGCGGACGttcgataaatatttaagtgaaTGTAA is from Papilio machaon chromosome 5, ilPapMach1.1, whole genome shotgun sequence and encodes:
- the LOC106708721 gene encoding N-acetylglucosamine-6-phosphate deacetylase, coding for MKPKSGLTRFHNCNILRGGKIIKEDLWIRDGKIVNPEQVFYVEQAEADIAIDCDNLLITPGFIDIQINGGWGIDFSFDYDNVEQGVYKVAKELLAHGVTSFCPTMVTSDKKKYASILPRIKKTPGGKHGATILGVHLEGPFISLEKKGAHSDDYIINPYKGLESLYDIYGSLNNVIIVTLAPELPGALDAIKGLTSLGIKVALGHSTANLADGEKAVKCGANLITHLFNAMLPFHHRDPGLVGLLATTTEKQVFYGIISDGIHTHPAALRIACRTNSDGLILVSDAVAAQGLPDGTYSIGPMSVSVENGRAYVVGTKTLCGSTSALDECIIKFKEATDCSLEYALETASLHPAKALGIEHIKGNLNYGCDADFVIMDPKTVKVLSTWIAGECVYTAPK